One genomic region from Clostridium saccharobutylicum DSM 13864 encodes:
- a CDS encoding aspartyl-phosphate phosphatase Spo0E family protein, with the protein MEKIKEINKRICQMRQSLQDLINEKTNLLDPEVITASQELDKALNEYNNLISRVDK; encoded by the coding sequence ATGGAAAAAATTAAAGAAATAAACAAAAGGATTTGCCAAATGAGACAGTCATTGCAGGATTTAATTAATGAAAAAACTAATTTATTAGATCCAGAAGTAATAACTGCAAGCCAAGAACTTGATAAAGCATTGAACGAATACAATAATTTAATTAGTAGAGTAGACAAGTAG
- a CDS encoding alpha/beta-type small acid-soluble spore protein, producing the protein MASNNSGRNRTLVPEAKQGLNRLKTEVASEVGLSDYENVDKGNLSSRQNGSVGGYMVKHMIESYEQGLK; encoded by the coding sequence ATGGCTTCAAATAATAGTGGAAGAAATAGAACTTTAGTTCCAGAGGCAAAACAAGGATTGAATAGATTAAAAACTGAGGTAGCATCAGAAGTAGGATTAAGTGATTATGAAAATGTAGATAAGGGAAACCTTTCATCAAGACAAAACGGAAGTGTTGGTGGATATATGGTTAAACATATGATAGAAAGCTACGAACAAGGTCTTAAATAA
- a CDS encoding alpha/beta hydrolase produces MILRGNVFSKILEMQTGITIVTPNELKADGSYKVAYLLHGLCGSNGDWADFTMLPVYSDNYDVIFIMPEVFRSFYTDMKYGAKFFTYITEELPLICKSFFNISSKREDTMVIGGSMGGYGALKCALSKPEQYGVCGAFSSACLFLKEGLEIQRYDENTEEFKKTKKIFGEQILNDFKAIFGDNLEWNPDYEILELAKKSNEKPHKPKIYTSCGSQDYFRKDNMRFSNEMKKLDFDFTYEEWNGVHDWYFFNEALKKFLERCV; encoded by the coding sequence ATGATATTACGAGGAAATGTTTTTTCAAAAATACTTGAAATGCAAACAGGAATAACAATAGTAACCCCTAATGAGTTAAAAGCTGATGGCAGCTATAAAGTGGCTTATTTATTACATGGATTATGTGGTAGTAATGGTGATTGGGCCGACTTTACTATGCTGCCAGTATACTCTGATAATTATGATGTTATCTTTATTATGCCAGAAGTTTTTAGAAGTTTTTATACAGATATGAAATATGGTGCAAAATTCTTTACTTATATTACAGAAGAATTACCACTTATATGCAAAAGCTTTTTTAACATATCATCAAAAAGAGAAGATACAATGGTGATTGGTGGTTCTATGGGAGGATATGGAGCATTAAAATGTGCATTGTCAAAACCTGAACAATACGGAGTTTGTGGTGCATTTTCTTCAGCTTGTTTATTTTTAAAAGAAGGATTAGAGATCCAAAGATATGATGAAAATACAGAAGAATTTAAAAAAACAAAGAAGATATTTGGGGAACAGATTTTAAACGATTTTAAAGCAATTTTTGGTGATAATTTAGAATGGAATCCTGATTATGAAATATTAGAATTAGCTAAGAAATCAAATGAGAAACCACATAAACCTAAGATATATACTTCATGTGGGAGTCAGGATTATTTTCGTAAGGATAATATGAGATTTAGTAACGAAATGAAAAAACTTGATTTTGATTTTACATATGAAGAATGGAATGGTGTTCATGACTGGTATTTCTTTAATGAAGCATTAAAGAAATTTTTAGAAAGATGTGTGTAA
- a CDS encoding HD domain-containing phosphohydrolase yields MSDSNKLDIIIKLLLNLIKDKEIEPYPSKELLEVEGFESLYNTILEIRNAVNFISRGEVGFEIKETGYLPDVAKNLQVSMKNLACYIKAVSLGDFSKKIDSKGEIADSFNQMTKQLELIFNEISDLESEATEAKKHFEQIFSTSPETTVITRLNDGLIVNVNQVFCETFGYEMKDVIGKCPEEIGIYKDSSDRQKLINEIKTKGYCKNLKVILTKKGGEPIVALISAKIIKLKGISHLILVVRDITFRNKLVDALNQSEKKYRLLFENAMEMIMVFQKGKIKICNPIAEKVTGYYRSELISRQASYFIHPDDKERIINDHTKLLKGEAVEDGSNIFRIVKKDNTIRWIEMKSIRIEWENEDATLNLLSDITERKLAEEEIEFLSYHDQLTGLYNRRFYEKEIERLNMDKKYYPLSIIMADVNGLKLTNDAFGHIAGDRLLVSISKILKRKCRKNDIVARIGGDEFVILLPNTDAEDARSIINRIDEAITNEDTENIVLSVSMGLAVKKDVFDDIHDVFKKAEDNMYKYKLSKSENMKKKTIDRAIEKLYKNKIEAQHSKNVSIICGAIAYELKLNPDQIKNIKIAGLMHDIGKITIDEDIINKPGELSKDEWDIVKRHPEIGYHILNTVDKFSQISRFVLEHHEQWDGSGYPKGLKGNEISLQSRIIAIADSFDDMTIERPYKKASTVEEAINEIKQNAGIKFDPFIVKVFIDKVVKKIQRTYDN; encoded by the coding sequence ATGAGTGACTCAAATAAACTTGACATCATAATTAAATTGTTATTGAACTTAATAAAAGATAAAGAAATTGAACCATACCCATCTAAAGAGTTGTTGGAGGTTGAAGGATTTGAATCTCTTTATAATACTATACTTGAAATTCGAAATGCTGTTAATTTCATTAGTCGTGGAGAAGTGGGATTCGAAATTAAAGAAACTGGATATTTGCCTGATGTAGCTAAAAACTTACAAGTTTCTATGAAAAACTTAGCATGCTATATAAAAGCAGTATCTTTAGGAGATTTTTCTAAAAAAATTGATTCAAAAGGAGAAATTGCTGATTCTTTTAATCAAATGACAAAGCAGTTAGAATTAATTTTTAATGAAATATCTGACCTTGAAAGTGAAGCAACCGAAGCTAAGAAACATTTCGAACAAATATTTAGCACAAGTCCAGAGACAACAGTAATAACTAGATTAAATGATGGGTTGATTGTAAATGTAAATCAAGTTTTTTGTGAAACATTTGGCTATGAAATGAAGGATGTTATCGGAAAATGTCCAGAAGAGATAGGTATTTACAAAGATTCTTCAGATAGACAAAAACTCATTAATGAGATAAAAACAAAAGGCTACTGCAAGAATTTAAAAGTGATTTTAACAAAAAAAGGTGGAGAACCAATAGTTGCTCTTATTTCTGCTAAGATAATAAAACTTAAAGGAATATCACATTTAATTCTTGTAGTTCGTGATATTACATTTAGAAATAAGCTTGTAGATGCATTAAATCAAAGTGAAAAAAAGTACCGATTATTATTTGAAAATGCTATGGAAATGATTATGGTTTTTCAAAAAGGAAAAATAAAAATTTGCAATCCAATAGCAGAAAAAGTTACTGGTTATTACAGAAGTGAATTGATTTCACGTCAAGCTAGTTATTTTATTCACCCAGATGATAAAGAACGTATTATTAATGATCATACAAAACTATTGAAAGGTGAAGCAGTTGAAGATGGTAGCAATATTTTTAGAATTGTTAAGAAAGATAACACCATTCGATGGATTGAGATGAAATCAATTAGGATTGAATGGGAAAATGAAGATGCAACATTAAATTTATTATCTGATATAACAGAGCGAAAATTGGCAGAAGAGGAAATTGAATTTTTAAGTTATCATGATCAGCTTACAGGTTTATATAATAGAAGATTTTATGAAAAAGAAATTGAAAGATTAAATATGGATAAGAAATATTATCCTTTAAGTATTATTATGGCAGATGTAAATGGATTAAAGTTAACTAATGATGCCTTTGGACATATAGCAGGAGATAGGCTTTTAGTAAGTATATCAAAAATTTTAAAGAGAAAATGTCGTAAAAATGACATTGTTGCACGAATTGGTGGAGATGAGTTTGTTATTTTACTACCTAATACTGATGCTGAAGATGCAAGGAGCATCATTAATCGTATCGACGAAGCAATTACGAATGAGGATACAGAAAATATTGTTTTATCAGTTTCAATGGGTCTTGCTGTAAAAAAAGACGTTTTTGATGATATTCACGATGTTTTCAAGAAAGCAGAAGATAATATGTATAAATATAAACTTTCAAAAAGTGAAAATATGAAGAAGAAGACTATAGATCGTGCAATTGAGAAGCTGTACAAAAATAAGATAGAAGCACAGCATTCTAAGAATGTTAGTATAATATGTGGAGCTATAGCATATGAATTAAAATTAAATCCAGATCAAATTAAGAATATTAAAATTGCAGGATTAATGCATGATATTGGTAAAATTACAATTGATGAGGATATAATTAATAAGCCTGGTGAGCTAAGTAAAGATGAATGGGATATTGTAAAACGTCATCCGGAAATTGGTTATCATATTTTAAATACTGTAGATAAATTTTCACAAATAAGTAGATTTGTATTAGAGCATCATGAACAATGGGATGGTAGCGGTTATCCGAAAGGTTTGAAAGGAAATGAAATCTCATTGCAATCAAGGATTATTGCTATTGCAGATTCGTTCGATGATATGACTATTGAACGACCTTATAAAAAAGCTTCAACCGTAGAAGAAGCTATAAATGAAATAAAACAAAATGCAGGAATAAAGTTTGATCCATTTATTGTGAAAGTATTTATAGATAAAGTTGTGAAGAAGATACAAAGAACATATGATAATTAA
- a CDS encoding Crp/Fnr family transcriptional regulator, with amino-acid sequence MKRILNINLLNHYISKHNIENIFDADLINHMELHFYEKGEYILKAQTNLEYYYILVDGKIKVTYLFENGKSMLLKFYKDFNSIGDLELLKNLPIACDIDAVEDSYLIAISSNLLRKLYLDNPKFLRHLIDSLSEKLYVTVNNTSYNFVYPLINRLASYLVENLTEKNYIVLDSSFSEIAQFLGTTYRHLNRTLKELEEKSIIKCDNKTVSILDENKLRELSKNLYIKSL; translated from the coding sequence ATGAAAAGAATTTTAAATATTAATCTTTTAAATCATTATATTTCAAAACATAATATAGAAAATATATTTGATGCAGATTTAATTAATCATATGGAGCTTCACTTTTATGAAAAAGGGGAGTATATATTAAAAGCACAAACTAATTTAGAATATTATTATATTCTTGTAGATGGAAAAATTAAAGTTACATATCTTTTTGAAAATGGTAAGTCAATGCTGTTAAAGTTTTATAAAGATTTTAATTCTATAGGAGATTTAGAACTTTTAAAGAATTTGCCTATAGCTTGTGATATTGATGCAGTAGAAGATAGCTATTTAATAGCGATATCTTCAAATTTGCTAAGAAAATTATATTTGGATAATCCTAAGTTTTTGCGTCATTTGATAGATTCATTAAGTGAAAAACTTTATGTAACTGTTAATAATACTTCATATAATTTTGTATATCCACTTATAAATAGATTAGCTAGTTATTTAGTTGAGAATTTAACCGAGAAAAACTATATAGTTTTAGACTCGTCATTCTCAGAAATTGCTCAATTTTTAGGAACAACTTATAGGCATTTAAATAGGACTTTAAAAGAGCTTGAAGAAAAATCAATTATAAAATGTGATAATAAAACAGTATCCATATTGGATGAAAATAAACTGAGAGAATTATCTAAAAATTTGTATATAAAATCATTATAA
- a CDS encoding YjjG family noncanonical pyrimidine nucleotidase — MEYEIILFDADETLFDFKRSEKDAIKNTMIEFNIDYNENYHLKIYQEINTAIWKEFENGLITQKKLKVDRFKRLSDKLDIKFDENKFAKSYIKHLANASFLYEDSMELVKSLYNNHKLIIITNGLKDVQDNRIRNSVIAKYFRCIVVSEEVGISKPDSKIFEHALRNINYTNKSKILMVGDSLTSDIQGGINFGIDTCWYNPNNIQNKSELNPTYEISNLMNLIDII; from the coding sequence ATGGAATACGAAATTATACTATTCGATGCTGATGAAACTTTATTTGATTTCAAAAGATCTGAAAAAGATGCAATAAAAAATACTATGATTGAATTTAATATAGACTATAATGAGAATTATCACTTAAAAATATATCAAGAAATAAACACAGCTATTTGGAAAGAATTTGAGAATGGACTTATCACGCAAAAAAAATTAAAAGTAGATAGATTTAAAAGATTGTCAGACAAGCTAGATATTAAATTTGATGAAAATAAATTCGCAAAAAGCTATATAAAACATTTAGCTAATGCATCCTTTTTATATGAAGATAGTATGGAACTTGTAAAAAGTCTTTATAATAACCATAAACTTATTATAATTACAAATGGCCTTAAGGATGTACAAGACAATAGAATAAGAAATTCCGTTATCGCCAAATACTTCCGATGTATAGTCGTATCTGAAGAAGTTGGGATATCAAAGCCAGATTCAAAAATATTTGAACATGCTTTAAGGAATATAAATTATACAAATAAAAGCAAAATATTAATGGTAGGAGATAGTTTAACTTCTGATATACAAGGTGGAATAAATTTCGGTATAGATACATGCTGGTATAATCCAAATAATATACAAAATAAAAGTGAACTAAATCCTACTTATGAGATTTCTAATCTAATGAATCTCATAGATATAATTTAG